TATGTAAGGCACCGGATAGTTCTCAAAGACGAACTTTATAAACTTGGCTGTCAGGTACAATACTTTCCACGCATTCAAAGGCCTTTTCTAGAGAGGAAAGTTTTTCTCTTCCGGCGTACACGAGGTGAGATACGTAGACCTTTGGTCAAAGATGAAGGGTAAAGAACTCTTGGTGCCCTCAGAGAGGGTAAACCTCAAACCGACCCTTATACCCTCCGAAAGACACAGCCTTATAGAGTCTAACGATTCTTTAAAGGAGCTCTTCCTAACTCTAAAGAGGTCATGTACCTCTTGAGTTCCGTCTACGCTTATTCCCATTATAAACTCCCTTACCAGAAGGCCGTTGATGAAAAGGTTAGTGTGTATTCCTTCAGTCTTTAATGCCTTTGCTACGGAAAAGATGTCTTCCCTGAGTAAGGGTTCACCACCAGAGAGTATGACAAACCTAACTCCTGCGAGCTTCAGTTGTTGGATAAGCTCTAGAGCTTCCTGCAAGCTTATATCTTCACATGAGGTCAGCTTTGCTGAAGAGTAAGGACAACACTTCCAAAGGGTTTTGGCTTTACCCCTACTAATGTCTCCCTTATGTACTAGGTTATCCTAATCATTCCCAAGTTCCACAACCACCTGGCATATTCCCTCACCGTTCGCGTTACACTTGCTCTCATAAGCCTTGACCCTTTTGTTTAGGTGAGTTTCCAAGAGACCAGCTACGAAACCCACCTCAAAGTGACAGATCCTCTTACCTATCTCTCATGGTTTAACTTAGCTCCAAGATCTTTCCCAAGCTGTCTTCCTGCGTTCTGTGTAAAGTCTAAAGGCTCTGAATACAAGCACGGGGACTTCCTCCCCCAGCTGGGGCCTACGTATCTTAGAAAGCATCTCAGCGTTTATCATCCTTGAGAACCTCCATAAACTTCATAAGAGCATAAAGTTCCTCCTAAGTTAGCTTCATCCTTGGCATGGAATTCCTTATTATAGGTTCCCTGTTCTTTGCCACCCATTTTAGCGGTGGTCCGAAGGCATCCTCCGTTATGTGGTGACAGCCCCAACATCTTTCCATAAAGACCTGATAGCCAAGGAGGGGGTTTATAGTGATAAGGTAGCATTCTTTCTGTGCTTCTCTTCTACCTGTGCAAGCTCCGCTATGGTCGTTGTACTCAAGTACTTCATTATCTCATTCCTCAGATGAGTCCACTTGTCGTGCACCGCGCACGGGAACGTTTCCCACTCCTCACACCTCCCGGGTCTTAATGCGCAGTAGTCTAACTTATACTCTTCGTCAAGAAACCTTATGACATCCAGTATGGTTATGTTCTGCGGATCTACAGCTAAGGTAAAACCACCAGTGGGTCCCCTGAAAGACTTGAGCACACGCTCTCTGGCCAGCTTATGGAATATCTTAGACAGAAAGGGCTTTGGGATCCTCTGAGCCTCTGCTACCTCCTCCACCTTCACGAGCCTATCCTTGTTGAGCGCCAAATACGACAAGGCCAGCAGTGCATACTTAACAGTTTCTGAGTAAATCATAGTCTTATATTACACCCATAATCGGAGGAAAAGGTTATGATTGATATCATCTTAAAAGCTTTACAGGAACTTGTGCCTCTAGTGGAAAAACCTTTCCTATCCGTGGCCCCTAGGGTGGGACTTTCGGAGGAGGAGCTCTTTAGATATCTCTTCAAGGAGGATTTTAAGAAGGGTGTGTGCTATCCTCAACCATAGGAAGGCAGGCTTTGCAGCCAACGGTATGGTGGTGTGGAAGGTACCTGAGGAAAGAGTTCAGGAGGTAGGGAATTACCTAGCGGGCTTTAAGGGAGTCTCTCATTGCTATGAGAGGACAACCACGGATAGCTGGCACTACAACCTCTTCTCTATGGTGCATGGGAGAGAAGCTCATGAAGTTCAAACCTTTGCGGAAAGAGTTTCGAAGGAGTTAGGTATAGATGATTATCGTATACTTTTCTCTACCAGGGAGTTCAAAAAAAGCGTGTAGAATATTTCTCCGAGGAGTTCTACAGATGGTATGAGGGACTTGCCTACTGATCTGCCTCACGTGGTGTTTGTGGGAAGGTCTAACGTAGGTAAGTCTTCTCTCATAAACATGATATTTGGCCGTAATGTGGCCAGGGTTAGCAAAGAGCCAGGAAGGACGAGGAACATATACCTATACCCTTTTGAAGAAAAGATCTACGTAGTGGATGTTCCAGGGTACGGTTACGCCAAAGTATCCAGAAGCATGCTTCAAGAGTGGAAGAAGATGATGGAAGAATACTTTAAGAGGTACAAGGAAATCATAAAGATAGTCTTTGTTCTTGTGGATTGTGTTGTGGGTCTTACAGAGCTTGACCTTCAGATGTTAGAGTACCTAAATCATATGGGTATCAAAAGGATGATAATACTTACCAAATGCGACAAAGCATCCCAAAAAGAGCTATCAAGAGTAAAATTTGAGCTTCAAAGAATAGGCGTAGAGTATGTAGTCACTTCTGCAAAAGAAGGTATAGGAAAAAAGGAGATAATAAAACTTATGCTATGAAACCAAAGGTTAAGGCACCTTCTTCGGAGATTACAGGACATGTGATAAACATACTGAAGAAATATTCTCTAAACACCGTCTGCGAAGAGTCCTTATGTCCTAATATCTCTGAGTGCTTCTCGATGGGTCATGCCACCTTTCTAATACTGGGGAAGGTATGTACTAGGGCGTGTAAGTTCTGTCATGTGGCAACAGGAAGACCGTACCCACCCGACCCTTCAGAACCCTACAGATTATTCCTGGCCGTGAAGGAACTCGGGCTAGAGTATGTGGTTATAACCTCTGTGGACAGGGATGATCTTCAAGACTACGGAGCTTCGCACTTTAAGAGGTGTGTGGACTTTCTGAAAAGCAGGCTTGAAGTCTATGTGGAGGTCTTAACGCCAGACTTTATGGGGGATGTGAATGCCCTTCACACGGTGGCAAGCTCTAGAGCAGACATACTTTCCCATAACATAGAGACGGTAAGGAGGCTACACAGGCTTATAAGACCTAAGGGGGATTACGACAGAAGCCTTGAAGTCCTTAGGTTTTACTCTACCTATGGAAAGCCTGTGAAGTCTGCCATCATGCTTGGGCTCGGTGAGACGAGGGATGACCTACTTTGGACCTTTGAAGACCTAAGGAAGGTAGGCGTTGAACATCTCGTTATAGGACAGTACCTTAGACCTTCTTACAAGCAGATGCCAGTAGTAAAACATTACATGCTTGAAGAGTTCAAAGAGATAGAAGAGTGTGCCAGGTCCTTCGGCTTTAAGGAAATCTTTGCGCATCCTCTTGCCAGATCTTCCTATGTGAGGGGTTTAAAATAAAATCTCCATGGTTGTAAGGGTAGGAATAGTTGGATGTGGTACTGTAGGAACGGGCGTAGTGAGGCTTATCCTTGAAAACTCCCACTTGATACAGCAGAGGACAGGCATAAGGTTAGAGCTTTCAAAGGTTGCCGACAGGGATTGGGAAAGGGAAAGGGAGATTGAAGTACCTCACCATCTTAGGACCACAGACTACAGGGAAGTTTTGGAAAACTCAGACATAGTGGTGGAGTTGGTAGGTGGCAAGACATTCGCCAAGCAACTCATACTGGAGGCTCTGAAATCTGGTAAGCATGTAGTGACTGCTAACAAACATCTTCTTGCTGAGGATGGGAAGGAGATACTCCAAGAAGCTCAAGATAGGGGGCTTTTCTTGGGCTTTGAAGCCTCAGTAGGGGGTGGTATTCCTATAGTGAAGGTCCTAAGGGAAAGCTTGTCTTCTAATAGGATAAAGAGCATACAGGGTATATTGAACGGTACCACCAACTTCATACTTACCAAGATGTTGGAAGAGGAGGAGAATTTTGAAGAGGCCTTAAACCAAGCCAAGGCCTTGGGCTACGCAGAGGCAGATCCAACTCTTGACGTGGATGGATGGGACTCAGCTCACAAGATAGCCATACTGTCTATGCTTGCCTACGGCTTTTATGTACCCTTTGAAGAGGTACATGTGGAAGGTATCAGAAATGTAGAGCTCTTGGACGTGGAGCTGGGTAAAGAGCTGGGCTACACTCTAAAGCTCCTGGCCATAGCAAAGAGAGTAGATTCTCAGGTGGAGGTAAGGGTCCATCCTACCTTCATACCTTCAGACAACCCACTGGCAAAAGTTTCCGACGTATACAACGCTGTTCTTCTAGAAGGTGATTTTGTAAGCAAGGTAATGCTTTATGGTAAGGGTGCTGGTTCTCATCCTACAGCCACCTCAGTCCTTTCAGACATACTGGATGCGGTGAAGTTCATGGCTTGCAAAGAAGGGCATCCTCAGAGATTCTTCTGGTCTTCGGAAAAGCTGGAGATAAACAAGAACTTTTACAGCAGGTATTACCTTAGGTTTGACGTCCCGGACAGGCCGGGAGTACTGGCAAGCGTGGCCAGAGTCCTCGCTGACTACAACATAAGCATAGCCTCCGTGCTCCAAAAGGAAAAGGTGTGCCATCTTTCAGGAAGAGAAGGACAACCCATCATACCCCTGGTCATACTCACCCACAAGGCGTACGAAAAGGATATGAAAAGAGCTCTTGAAGACATAGTAAAGCTGCCTGTGGTGGAGGGTAACCCTGTACTCATACGTGTTGAAGAGGAGGTATACTGATGGTTAAGCTTTTAGCTCCATCCATTCTTTCAGCGGACTTCTGGCGCTTGGGAGAACAGGTTCAGGCTTGCATAGAGGGAGGAGCTGACATACTACACTTTGACGTCATGGATGGACACTTTGTACCAAACATTACCTTTGGCCCTGTACTTCTTGAAAGTATAAGGAAGCACTCCCAAATACCACTAGACGTGCACTTGATGATAGAGAACGCTGAGAAGTATATACCAGAGTTTGTGAAGGCTGGAGCCAACATGATAAGCGTGCATGTAGAGAACAACTACCATCTTCATAGGGTAGTAGAGCTCATAAAGAGCCTTGGCTGTAAGGCAGGAGTGGCCATAAACCCAGGGACATCTCTGAAGGTCCTGGAGGAGATACTCCACTACGTGGACTATGTGCTAGTCATGTCTGTCAACCCAGGCTTTGGTGGTCAGAGGTTCATAGACAGGTCCTTGCAGAGGATAAGGGAACTCAAAGTCATGATAGAGGAAATAAACCCTCAGGTGCTTATAGAGGTGGACGGTGGAATAAAGGAGGGAAACATAACTCAAGTAGTCCAAGCAGGTGCCGACATACTCGTGGTAGGATCGGGTATCTTTGCTGCCCAAGATGTTAAAGCGCAAGCCAAAAAGCTAAAGGACCTTATTGTCTCTTCAGTGGTAGTGTAAACCTCTGCAGGTCAAAGATGTTGAAGGTTAAAAACACCTCTTTTATGTACTTTCCTCGGTTACCGTCGTAGGTGTCTCTTAGCATAACTCCAAAGTTCCAGCAGGCCCCTCTATAATCCAAGTTCAGCTGTCTGTAAAGGTCCTTTGATGTTTTTATATCATGGATCATGCTGTAGACAATGCGGAGGTTATCTCGTTGAGCTTCAAAGCTAGCGTTCCACTGATTCGTAAGGGTGTTACCGTAGTAATCCCTGTTTTGAACAAGACCCAATGTAGCCTTGTAGTCTTTGTAAGAAAGACTTGTGTAGGTGGATGTGCTAAGAATCTTAGAATCCTGGAAGTTGTAGTAAGTGTCAGATCCGATGATAAAGTTGTCCAGAGGAGTAAAAGCCAGTACAGCATGTAGTGGAAAGAACCTTCCCTTTACCTTTTGACCGTTGTAGGTGAAGCTCCCTAGTGTGTTGTAACCACCTTCTAAATAAAGGTTCAAAAACTGCCTTCCAAAGGCATAAGAAAAGTTCTTGAAGGAGAACTTAAGGGCGTTCTCTTTGTCCATGTTGTCCAGGCTGTCAAACCTTGGGTTGTTATAACCCTTGGGTCTGAAGGAGTAAGAAAGCTCAAGGAAGTTCTTAAAGTCAAACCTTTTAAGGCTAAAGTCAAAGAAAAAAGGAACTCTCTCTGTAAATCTTACGCTTGTTATGGATTTCTTGTATCCTTCTTGGTTTACTCCAAAGTAGTATATGTTTTCTAGGGTTAGTGTGGAAAGGAAAGTCCTCCCAAAGAGGTCTTTCTGCAGGGAAAGCTCTGGCATGAAGGCTACCCTTTGTGATCTTAGACCTTCTTCCCTGTAGAAGTTGGTGTAGCCGAGGTACGAGTCTATACTAAGGGTGCTAAAAAGTGACCTTTGCTTGTAGTATAGGGATATCTCTGGAAGCCTCTGAATAGTCTGACGGTTGTTGGGGTTCGTAGTGTCGTAAAACCTAAAGGCATCTACTATAAGCAGGAAGCTGTCCCAGTCTTTCTTGTAGCTGAGATAAGAAGTAAGGTATGGTATAGTTCTTTCCTTCGTGTGGATATATATGTCCTCTAGGAAGTATGGATCTGAGGCTGTGTCTATGCCCAGCCTTAGGTTCCCGAGAGAAAGCTGGGATGAGATCCTGTACCTGTTTTCTTTAAAAGCGGATAGGTTTCTACCTTCCCACCACTTGCCTGGTGGTGTTGGCTCCTTATATAAGGACATATCAAGGGTAAAATCGTTGCTGGTCAAAAAGGCTTGCCTGTACTCTAAGCTCAGACCCTTTGCCTGCTTGTCTCTTAAGTCTAAGGTAAGGGTCAGGTCTTTATCCCTTGATATGGCCCAGTATATGGGCTGCTGGTATATGAAAGTGTTGTAGCTGTTTGAGCCTATAAGGGGTGGTAAAAGTCCAGAACGCCTTTCTCCAACTGGGAAGGCTGCTAATGGACTGTAAGCTATGGGTAGATTAAAGAGCCTTAGAGTGTTTGAGAAGCTAAAGACGTACTTTTGATCTACCCTTGCCCTGAATAAACAAAGGTTCATTTCCTTCTTGTTTGGCGGACATGTGGTTATGCTTCCCTCCTGCACGTAGTAGGTGTCTCCTTCCTTGTCTATCCTTTTTGCTTGAAAGTAAAACTTTTCGTACCTTCCTTCCGCCTTTAGAAAGTAACCTACACCTTTTTCTTCGTTTATGTAACCTTCTTCTCCTGTGGTTTCAAACCTCCCGTCCTGTGATTTTACGTACACGTTCCCCTTTAGGTATACATCCTTGGACTCTGGGTCGTAGAGGGCGTAGTCGGACTTTATGTAGTAGTCCCTGTAGTGTATCTCCACGTTTCCCTGTGCTTCAAGCTTACCGTCTGGTAACCTATCCAGT
The DNA window shown above is from Thermocrinis minervae and carries:
- a CDS encoding radical SAM protein, which gives rise to MQEALELIQQLKLAGVRFVILSGGEPLLREDIFSVAKALKTEGIHTNLFINGLLVREFIMGISVDGTQEVHDLFRVRKSSFKESLDSIRLCLSEGIRVGLRFTLSEGTKSSLPFIFDQRSTYLTSCTPEEKNFPL
- the yihA gene encoding ribosome biogenesis GTP-binding protein YihA/YsxC, whose translation is MRDLPTDLPHVVFVGRSNVGKSSLINMIFGRNVARVSKEPGRTRNIYLYPFEEKIYVVDVPGYGYAKVSRSMLQEWKKMMEEYFKRYKEIIKIVFVLVDCVVGLTELDLQMLEYLNHMGIKRMIILTKCDKASQKELSRVKFELQRIGVEYVVTSAKEGIGKKEIIKLML
- a CDS encoding RrF2 family transcriptional regulator encodes the protein MIYSETVKYALLALSYLALNKDRLVKVEEVAEAQRIPKPFLSKIFHKLARERVLKSFRGPTGGFTLAVDPQNITILDVIRFLDEEYKLDYCALRPGRCEEWETFPCAVHDKWTHLRNEIMKYLSTTTIAELAQVEEKHRKNATLSL
- a CDS encoding LPS-assembly protein LptD: MLILILLTALSLCFSLEVYSDRLDRLPDGKLEAQGNVEIHYRDYYIKSDYALYDPESKDVYLKGNVYVKSQDGRFETTGEEGYINEEKGVGYFLKAEGRYEKFYFQAKRIDKEGDTYYVQEGSITTCPPNKKEMNLCLFRARVDQKYVFSFSNTLRLFNLPIAYSPLAAFPVGERRSGLLPPLIGSNSYNTFIYQQPIYWAISRDKDLTLTLDLRDKQAKGLSLEYRQAFLTSNDFTLDMSLYKEPTPPGKWWEGRNLSAFKENRYRISSQLSLGNLRLGIDTASDPYFLEDIYIHTKERTIPYLTSYLSYKKDWDSFLLIVDAFRFYDTTNPNNRQTIQRLPEISLYYKQRSLFSTLSIDSYLGYTNFYREEGLRSQRVAFMPELSLQKDLFGRTFLSTLTLENIYYFGVNQEGYKKSITSVRFTERVPFFFDFSLKRFDFKNFLELSYSFRPKGYNNPRFDSLDNMDKENALKFSFKNFSYAFGRQFLNLYLEGGYNTLGSFTYNGQKVKGRFFPLHAVLAFTPLDNFIIGSDTYYNFQDSKILSTSTYTSLSYKDYKATLGLVQNRDYYGNTLTNQWNASFEAQRDNLRIVYSMIHDIKTSKDLYRQLNLDYRGACWNFGVMLRDTYDGNRGKYIKEVFLTFNIFDLQRFTLPLKRQ
- a CDS encoding lipoyl synthase; translation: MKPKVKAPSSEITGHVINILKKYSLNTVCEESLCPNISECFSMGHATFLILGKVCTRACKFCHVATGRPYPPDPSEPYRLFLAVKELGLEYVVITSVDRDDLQDYGASHFKRCVDFLKSRLEVYVEVLTPDFMGDVNALHTVASSRADILSHNIETVRRLHRLIRPKGDYDRSLEVLRFYSTYGKPVKSAIMLGLGETRDDLLWTFEDLRKVGVEHLVIGQYLRPSYKQMPVVKHYMLEEFKEIEECARSFGFKEIFAHPLARSSYVRGLK
- a CDS encoding V4R domain-containing protein encodes the protein MGKRICHFEVGFVAGLLETHLNKRVKAYESKCNANGEGICQVVVELGND
- a CDS encoding homoserine dehydrogenase, whose protein sequence is MVVRVGIVGCGTVGTGVVRLILENSHLIQQRTGIRLELSKVADRDWEREREIEVPHHLRTTDYREVLENSDIVVELVGGKTFAKQLILEALKSGKHVVTANKHLLAEDGKEILQEAQDRGLFLGFEASVGGGIPIVKVLRESLSSNRIKSIQGILNGTTNFILTKMLEEEENFEEALNQAKALGYAEADPTLDVDGWDSAHKIAILSMLAYGFYVPFEEVHVEGIRNVELLDVELGKELGYTLKLLAIAKRVDSQVEVRVHPTFIPSDNPLAKVSDVYNAVLLEGDFVSKVMLYGKGAGSHPTATSVLSDILDAVKFMACKEGHPQRFFWSSEKLEINKNFYSRYYLRFDVPDRPGVLASVARVLADYNISIASVLQKEKVCHLSGREGQPIIPLVILTHKAYEKDMKRALEDIVKLPVVEGNPVLIRVEEEVY
- the rpe gene encoding ribulose-phosphate 3-epimerase; this translates as MVKLLAPSILSADFWRLGEQVQACIEGGADILHFDVMDGHFVPNITFGPVLLESIRKHSQIPLDVHLMIENAEKYIPEFVKAGANMISVHVENNYHLHRVVELIKSLGCKAGVAINPGTSLKVLEEILHYVDYVLVMSVNPGFGGQRFIDRSLQRIRELKVMIEEINPQVLIEVDGGIKEGNITQVVQAGADILVVGSGIFAAQDVKAQAKKLKDLIVSSVVV